A genomic stretch from Acropora palmata chromosome 13, jaAcrPala1.3, whole genome shotgun sequence includes:
- the LOC141864096 gene encoding protein rolling stone-like yields the protein MWRAELQELREEFRLIQFRLMHSNAGDFAETPWFGVPLILIYRVLVALYCIVWIILSGFHPWNNHEKWFIYLTNWSFLFVTSYFILSSSLTAFYYKEECKQGEYEMGSPEPIPLKHRYGLSRSSDIDSREKSREEIRGSRDKTESRGAARDIEQSRSEIKASINPLEVGEEIPMSWYHEGLWVIYNIAANTALLITVTNRDYAATQSTKNDGLIITTQVLNTVFILLETLLGTVPVKLLHVIYPMLFSVVYVMFTVVYWATKGNNSIGQPFIYSILDYSGNPHRSIATVLGFFFIGHPVAQLALFIIHRIRCLLSRKFSKKLVW from the coding sequence TGGTTTGGTGTTCCTCTGATTCTCATTTATCGTGTGCTGGTTGCACTGTACTGTATTGTTTGGATAATCCTCAGTGGTTTTCATCCATGGAATAATCATGAAAAATGGTTTATCTACCTTACAAACTGGAGTTTCCTGTTCGTCACATCTTACTTCATTCTTTCAAGCTCACTAACTGCATTTTATTACAAGGAGGAATGTAAGCAAGGAGAATATGAAATGGGAAGCCCTGAGCCAATTCCATTGAAACACCGCTACGGACTGTCGCGGTCCTCGGATATTGATTCACGTGAGAAGTCTCGAGAGGAGATACGTGGATCACGCGATAAAACGGAGAGTCGAGGAGCCGCGCGGGATATAGAACAGAGCCGCTCAGAGATTAAAGCATCAATTAACCCCTTAGAAGTTGGGGAAGAGATTCCCATGTCATGGTATCATGAAGGTTTATGGGTAATTTACAACATCGCTGCTAATACCGCGTTACTAATAACTGTAACGAATCGTGACTATGCTGCTACACAAAGCACAAAAAATGATGGATTAATAATTACTACGCAAGTATTAAACAcggttttcattttattggaAACTTTGCTTGGAACTGTCCCTGTCAAATTGCTGCatgtgatttatccaatgctTTTTAGTGTTGTGTATGTTATGTTTACTGTCGTGTATTGGGCGACAAAAGGCAACAACTCGATAGGTCAACCATTCATTTACTCTATACTGGATTACAGTGGAAATCCGCATAGAAGTATTGCTACCGTGTTGGGGTTCTTTTTTATTGGTCATCCAGTGGCACAATTggctttgtttattattcatcgcATCCGATGTTTGCTTAGCagaaaattcagcaaaaagttAGTTTGGTAG